The segment GACAGAAATAGAAAACGACTGGAAAGGAGAAAATGTAATGCGTTATCACAAACGTGTAAAAATCTACAATAAACGATTCCGTAAAGTTTTCAAAGAATACGAAATAAAAGGTATAAAAGATATAGTGCGTCTAAATGTATCACGCTTCACAACGAAAATGAGCAGTCCTTATCTGCCACTTTATGCCTGGAACGACAAATCTAAAGAAGTTATAAAAGTTAAAGGCGAAAAAGTTTATCACTTTAATGTTGTTATGGTTTTTAAGTACAATGAAGAAAAATATATAAAACGCTACAGAATTTTTCTAAACAAAAAGGGAATTAAACGAATAGAGAAAGTTGTGTCATAAATAATTACTTAAATGTTATAAATTGACATTTATTCAACCATAACACTAACAAAGTATTACATCAAATGGATTTACGGCTTATAGAAATTTATTACCTATTATAGAACAATCACTCCAATACCGAAATTTTTTCTTACTTTCACACGATTTTAAAATATACTTTAACAAAATAAGAATATATGTCTACTACTACGAAAACTTCGCATCCTAAGGGGCTCTATACCCTCTTTGTAACAGAGATGTGGGAACGTTATAGTTACTATGGGATGAGAGCTTTATTAACTCTATTCTTAGTAGCAGAATTAGTAAATGGAGGATTTGGTATGACACGTGCCGAAGCTTTCGCAATTTACGGGGTATTCACCGGATTGGTATATGTAACTCCGATAATAGGTGGCTACCTTGCCGATGCAGTTTTAGGAGAAAGGAAAGCCATATACATTGGAGCTTTCGTAATGGCTGCAGGGCAATTCACAATGGCATATAGTGCAACACTGGACGGAGGTACTGACGCAGGTGTCTTTGCTCTCTATTCAGGTTTATCATTATTGATAATTGGTAACGGATTCTTTAAACCAAATATTTCTACTATTGTTGGGGGATTATACGAAGCCGACGACCCCAGAAAAGACGGAGCATTTACAATATTTTACATGGGGATTAACCTGGGAGCGTTTATAGCTCCTCTTACTGCCGGTGCTGTAGGTACTGCATACGGATGGGAATACGGTTTCTCAATGGCCGGTGTAGGTATGCTATTAGGGGCATTCTGGTTCTTCTTCCGCCGCGAAACCTTATTAAATGTTGGCTTGCCAACAAGATGTGATGTTCAACCGGAATGTCAGTTTCTAAATAAAAAAGACTGGTTCGACATTGTTCTTTACACTATCATTGCTGTAGCACTTTCAGTTGGTATTGTTGTATTTATAGATGCAGTTACTGAATCTACACTCGATGTTATAATAAAAATCATAGGCGCTTTAGTAGTAATTGGAATTGGTACTGCAATTGCTAAAGGAACTTCGGGAAGAACCGAATGGAGCAGAGTATCTGTAATATTTATCCTTGCTATTTTCAATATCGTTTTCTGGTCAGGATTCGAACAGGCCGGTAGTACATTCAACCTTTTTGCTGAAGAACAAACAAACCGTATGTTGTTTGGATGGGA is part of the Bacteroidota bacterium genome and harbors:
- a CDS encoding peptide MFS transporter, whose protein sequence is MSTTTKTSHPKGLYTLFVTEMWERYSYYGMRALLTLFLVAELVNGGFGMTRAEAFAIYGVFTGLVYVTPIIGGYLADAVLGERKAIYIGAFVMAAGQFTMAYSATLDGGTDAGVFALYSGLSLLIIGNGFFKPNISTIVGGLYEADDPRKDGAFTIFYMGINLGAFIAPLTAGAVGTAYGWEYGFSMAGVGMLLGAFWFFFRRETLLNVGLPTRCDVQPECQFLNKKDWFDIVLYTIIAVALSVGIVVFIDAVTESTLDVIIKIIGALVVIGIGTAIAKGTSGRTEWSRVSVIFILAIFNIVFWSGFEQAGSTFNLFAEEQTNRMLFGWEIPTTAFQSINAIAIFIIAPIFDVMWGKLTRIGKNPPTPLKFAGGLIMLAAGFFVMSAAASAATGGNLVSPLWLVAVYLVHTLGELMISPIGLSMITKLSPTKIVSIMMGLWMGSIAIGNYLAAAMESIAHSWGFEQGAPMFRFIAIQALIAAAVAIVLTPIIKRMMKGIH